A single region of the Massilia sp. erpn genome encodes:
- a CDS encoding LysR family transcriptional regulator: MDRLQSMRVFAKVVEQGSFARAGGALEMSNAVVTRHVADLEQHLGTRLLNRTTRRLSLTETGQHYLDRVRQILSDIDDADALAGAAVKCQQGTLRIYSHLGVGQARLAPLLPRFAALQPNIVLDLTLSDRAVDLVEDGFDVGFFTGLQKIDNSMIARRLATSNVILCAAPSYVARRGLPQTPQELSRHDCLNYAYEQVRHSWPVHCGESEERVPITSKMISNDAEVLRQAALAGMGIVMRSSYTLKDDLVAGRLVRVLEEHCSGKLGIFMVYPSRRFLSAKVRAFTDFIAAQFPDPDADPWLEEI; encoded by the coding sequence ATGGACAGGTTGCAATCGATGCGCGTGTTCGCCAAAGTGGTGGAGCAGGGCAGTTTTGCCCGGGCCGGCGGCGCGCTGGAGATGTCGAACGCCGTCGTCACCCGCCATGTGGCCGACCTGGAGCAGCACCTCGGCACGCGCCTGCTGAACCGCACCACGCGCCGCCTTTCGCTGACCGAAACCGGCCAGCACTATCTGGACCGCGTGCGCCAGATCCTCAGCGATATCGACGATGCCGACGCGCTGGCCGGCGCCGCCGTCAAATGCCAGCAAGGCACGCTGCGCATCTACAGCCATCTGGGCGTGGGCCAGGCGCGGCTGGCGCCCTTGCTGCCGCGCTTTGCCGCCTTGCAGCCGAATATCGTGCTGGACCTGACCTTGTCCGACCGCGCCGTCGATCTGGTGGAGGACGGTTTCGACGTCGGCTTCTTCACCGGCCTGCAAAAAATCGACAATTCCATGATCGCGCGCCGCCTGGCCACCTCGAATGTGATCCTGTGCGCCGCGCCAAGCTATGTGGCGCGGCGCGGCCTGCCGCAAACGCCGCAGGAATTGAGCCGGCACGATTGCCTGAACTACGCCTATGAGCAGGTGCGCCATTCCTGGCCCGTGCATTGCGGCGAGTCGGAGGAACGCGTGCCCATCACCAGCAAGATGATTTCCAATGACGCCGAGGTGCTGCGCCAGGCCGCCCTGGCCGGCATGGGCATCGTGATGCGCAGTTCGTACACCCTGAAGGACGATCTGGTGGCGGGGCGCCTGGTGCGTGTGCTGGAGGAGCATTGTTCGGGCAAGCTGGGCATCTTCATGGTGTATCCGAGCCGGCGCTTCCTGTCAGCCAAGGTGCGCGCATTCACCGACTTTATCGCCGCCCAGTTCCCCGATCCGGACGCCGATCCCTGGCTGGAGGAAATCTGA
- a CDS encoding RNA-binding S4 domain-containing protein, which produces MQKVSFELTSEYIELNQLLKVVGLCDSGGAGKQLVASGAVKVDGKQELRKTCKIRAGQVISLGDVRITVVPGDGSDGA; this is translated from the coding sequence ATGCAGAAAGTTAGTTTTGAATTGACATCGGAATACATCGAGCTGAATCAGCTGCTCAAGGTAGTCGGCCTGTGCGACAGCGGCGGCGCCGGCAAGCAGCTGGTTGCCAGCGGCGCGGTCAAAGTCGATGGCAAGCAGGAACTGCGCAAGACCTGCAAGATCCGCGCCGGCCAGGTCATCAGCCTTGGCGACGTGCGCATCACCGTGGTGCCGGGAGACGGTAGCGACGGTGCATAA
- a CDS encoding DoxX family protein, translating to MNAILGLHRQLSRYDANLSDWGGSMLSLVLRFYVGSQFFKAGLLKVSDWGATLALFNDEYKVPLLPPDLAAYLGAGGELLLPVLLFAGLMMRPAALALLAVNILAVLSYPQLFGFECPAALNDHFYWGVLLVVLAVFGPGRFSIDSILARQKP from the coding sequence ATGAATGCAATTCTGGGCTTGCACCGCCAACTGAGCCGTTATGACGCCAACCTGAGCGATTGGGGCGGCTCGATGCTCTCACTGGTGCTGCGTTTCTACGTGGGGTCGCAGTTTTTCAAAGCCGGTTTGCTGAAGGTGAGCGACTGGGGCGCCACGCTGGCCTTGTTCAACGATGAGTACAAGGTGCCGCTTTTGCCGCCCGATCTGGCGGCCTATCTGGGCGCGGGCGGCGAGCTGCTGCTGCCGGTGCTGCTGTTCGCCGGCCTGATGATGCGTCCGGCGGCGCTGGCCCTGCTGGCGGTGAATATCCTGGCCGTGCTGTCCTACCCGCAGCTCTTCGGTTTCGAATGCCCGGCCGCGCTCAACGATCACTTCTATTGGGGCGTGCTGCTGGTGGTGCTGGCCGTGTTCGGGCCAGGACGGTTCTCGATCGATTCCATCCTGGCGCGGCAAAAGCCTTAA
- a CDS encoding ExeA family protein, with the protein MYTQFFQLKQSPFSIAPDPRYLFMSERHREALAHLLYGVGSGGGFVLLTGEIGAGKTTVCRCFMEQIPENCKLAYIFNPKLTVEELLLSVCDEFGITLPPQGAGAVSVKGYVDAINAYLLASHAQGKNNVLIIDEAQNLSPEVLEQLRLLTNLETSERKLLQIILIGQPELRTMLARPELEQLAQRVIARYHLGSLSVDEVGSYVRHRLAVAGSAGASPFSAKLMAAIHRLSKGVPRRVNLLCDRALLGAYVEGKAQVTRQILSKAAQEVFGAEGAPRVRGVWPYAAAGLLAGVALTGAAAWQLLPAGAGKGAASTPLEARTAQTAVGKLAASVPAPAGRTATAPAAPEPVAHERPAAAANAALPGTLPAVADAQAMTSTASGMAADAALRQLSALWGNTLADGEGCVAAAKKNLRCLQGKGGLAELRLLDRPAALRLRGEDPITARYVLLTALDGKQATLLVGGKPQVMALSALEEAMDGSYITLWRAHRSWRDQVSVGDRGPDVDWLARRFAQMHGLKKPADSQALEGTTLRLLREFQGAQGLKADGVAGPKTFIRLSQLAGVAEPRLREQARVAASAAKADGASAQ; encoded by the coding sequence ATGTACACGCAATTCTTTCAACTGAAACAGTCGCCGTTTTCCATCGCGCCCGATCCGCGCTACCTGTTCATGAGCGAACGCCACCGTGAAGCGCTGGCCCATCTGCTGTATGGCGTGGGCAGCGGCGGCGGCTTCGTCCTGCTCACGGGCGAGATCGGCGCGGGAAAGACCACGGTGTGCCGCTGCTTCATGGAGCAGATTCCCGAGAATTGCAAGCTGGCCTATATCTTCAATCCCAAGCTGACGGTGGAAGAGCTGCTGCTGTCGGTGTGCGATGAATTCGGCATCACTTTGCCGCCGCAGGGGGCGGGCGCGGTCAGCGTGAAAGGCTATGTGGATGCGATCAACGCCTATCTGCTGGCCAGCCACGCCCAGGGCAAGAACAATGTGCTCATCATCGACGAGGCGCAGAACCTGTCGCCCGAAGTGCTGGAGCAGTTGCGCCTGCTGACCAATCTGGAAACCAGCGAGCGCAAGCTGCTGCAGATTATCCTGATCGGCCAGCCTGAATTACGCACCATGCTGGCGCGTCCCGAACTGGAGCAGCTGGCGCAGCGCGTGATCGCGCGCTACCACCTGGGTTCCTTGTCGGTGGACGAGGTGGGCAGTTATGTGCGCCATCGCCTGGCCGTGGCGGGATCTGCCGGCGCCTCGCCTTTCAGTGCCAAGCTGATGGCAGCCATTCACCGCCTCAGCAAAGGCGTGCCACGCCGCGTCAACCTGTTGTGCGACCGCGCGCTGCTCGGCGCTTACGTCGAAGGCAAGGCGCAAGTGACGCGGCAGATTCTGAGCAAGGCGGCGCAGGAAGTGTTCGGTGCCGAAGGCGCGCCGCGTGTGCGCGGTGTCTGGCCGTATGCGGCGGCAGGTCTGCTGGCGGGCGTGGCGCTGACCGGTGCGGCGGCGTGGCAGCTGCTGCCAGCCGGTGCGGGCAAGGGCGCCGCATCCACACCGCTCGAAGCGCGGACGGCGCAAACCGCGGTCGGCAAGCTGGCCGCTTCCGTGCCGGCTCCGGCAGGGCGGACAGCGACTGCTCCAGCAGCGCCAGAACCGGTAGCGCATGAGCGGCCTGCCGCTGCGGCGAATGCAGCGCTGCCAGGCACGCTGCCTGCGGTTGCCGATGCGCAGGCAATGACATCCACGGCCAGCGGCATGGCGGCCGATGCGGCGCTGCGCCAGTTGTCCGCGCTGTGGGGCAATACGCTGGCCGACGGCGAGGGCTGCGTGGCGGCGGCGAAGAAGAATCTGCGCTGCCTGCAAGGGAAGGGCGGCCTGGCCGAGCTGCGCTTGCTCGATCGTCCCGCCGCGTTAAGGTTGCGCGGTGAAGATCCGATCACGGCGCGCTATGTGTTGCTGACGGCGCTGGACGGCAAGCAGGCGACGCTGCTGGTTGGCGGCAAGCCGCAAGTCATGGCTTTGTCCGCGCTGGAAGAGGCGATGGATGGCAGCTATATCACGCTCTGGCGCGCCCACCGCAGCTGGCGTGACCAGGTGTCGGTTGGCGATCGCGGTCCCGATGTCGACTGGCTGGCGCGCCGCTTCGCGCAGATGCATGGCCTGAAAAAGCCGGCAGACAGCCAGGCGCTGGAAGGTACCACGCTGCGCCTGCTGCGCGAATTCCAGGGCGCGCAGGGCTTGAAGGCCGATGGCGTGGCCGGACCCAAGACCTTCATCCGTCTGAGCCAGCTGGCAGGTGTGGCGGAACCGCGCTTGCGCGAGCAGGCGAGGGTGGCGGCGAGTGCCGCCAAGGCGGATGGCGCAAGCGCTCAGTAG
- a CDS encoding YjfB family protein, which translates to MDVSGIARLATTIADTGVRQEVGVAVLKKAQEVQASSAAALIEAIPPVPSAGAANLPPNLGTRINTTA; encoded by the coding sequence ATGGACGTTTCAGGTATTGCCCGGCTGGCCACGACCATCGCTGACACTGGTGTCCGCCAGGAAGTGGGTGTCGCCGTGCTCAAAAAAGCGCAGGAAGTGCAGGCATCGAGTGCCGCCGCCCTAATCGAAGCGATTCCGCCGGTGCCGTCGGCCGGCGCTGCCAATCTGCCACCGAATCTCGGCACCCGCATCAACACCACGGCTTGA
- a CDS encoding general secretion pathway protein GspB has protein sequence MSYILEALQKAQAERQLGAAPTIHAPTLERGVTRTTRNGKRPLVLALILMAAAVAGLLAMLLRSQPQPAAPAAPALTAPVPAAVAPAAAPAPAAATNSHPVQEAVNAPAAVPASPKVSVMTDAPKPAAKAVPARAAMEAGGKAPSAATQASEQEEHAQLLRELPEPIQRAIPQISMSGYMYSKNPADRLILIDKVLRREGEEVAPGLVLEKLQAKGAVFSFRGYRYRVPY, from the coding sequence ATGTCCTATATTCTTGAAGCATTGCAGAAAGCCCAGGCCGAGCGGCAGCTTGGCGCAGCGCCGACCATCCATGCACCCACGCTGGAACGCGGCGTCACGCGTACCACCCGCAATGGCAAGCGTCCGTTGGTACTGGCGCTGATTCTGATGGCGGCTGCCGTGGCGGGCTTGCTGGCCATGCTCCTGCGCTCCCAGCCGCAGCCGGCAGCGCCAGCCGCTCCCGCGCTCACGGCTCCTGTCCCGGCTGCGGTCGCGCCTGCCGCCGCGCCTGCGCCTGCCGCCGCCACCAATTCCCATCCGGTGCAGGAAGCTGTGAACGCGCCCGCCGCAGTGCCTGCATCCCCGAAGGTCAGCGTGATGACCGACGCGCCCAAGCCTGCGGCCAAGGCAGTGCCCGCGCGCGCTGCGATGGAAGCGGGTGGGAAAGCGCCGTCCGCCGCCACCCAGGCCAGCGAGCAGGAGGAGCATGCCCAGCTGCTGCGCGAACTGCCGGAACCGATCCAGCGCGCTATTCCGCAGATTTCCATGAGCGGTTATATGTATTCAAAGAACCCGGCCGACCGCCTGATCCTGATCGACAAGGTACTGCGCCGCGAAGGCGAGGAAGTGGCGCCCGGCCTGGTGCTGGAAAAGCTGCAAGCCAAGGGCGCGGTCTTCAGCTTCCGCGGCTACCGCTACCGCGTTCCCTATTGA
- the fumC gene encoding class II fumarate hydratase, whose product MESRTERDSFGPIDVPADQLWGAQTQRSLEFFRISTERMPPELVAALASVKRAAAQVNLDLGLLDAAKAAAITQAADEVLDGKLAAEFPLSVWQTGSGTQSNMNMNEVLANRGSELMGGVRGEQRKLHPNDDVNKGQSSNDIFPTAMHVAAAQAMSGNLQPAIAQLRATLHAKAEAFADIVKIGRTHLQDATPLTLGQEFSGYVAQLDYAERIIAAALAPVLELAAGGTAVGTGLNAHPEYATRIAAELATRLHLPFRSADNKFAALAGHDALVAAHGALKTLAVALMKIANDVRWMASGPRSGLGEITIPENEPGSSIMPGKVNPTQCEAVIMLCAQVLGNDVAISVGGASGNFELNVFKPLIIHNFLQSARLLADGMRSFEEHCARGIEPNRERIAELMARSLMLVTALAPHIGYDRAAQIAKKAQHEGSTLKEAALALGFVSAEQFEQWIVPLEMTRPNAQG is encoded by the coding sequence ATGGAAAGCAGGACCGAACGTGATAGTTTTGGCCCCATCGACGTACCCGCCGATCAGCTCTGGGGGGCGCAGACCCAGCGCTCGCTGGAGTTTTTCCGCATCTCGACCGAGCGCATGCCGCCGGAACTGGTCGCCGCATTAGCCAGCGTAAAACGCGCCGCCGCCCAGGTCAATCTGGACCTGGGTCTGCTGGATGCCGCCAAGGCCGCCGCCATCACCCAGGCCGCCGATGAAGTCCTGGACGGCAAACTGGCCGCCGAATTCCCCCTGTCCGTATGGCAGACCGGTTCCGGCACCCAGTCGAATATGAATATGAACGAGGTGCTGGCCAACCGCGGCTCCGAGCTGATGGGCGGCGTGCGCGGCGAACAGCGCAAGCTGCACCCGAACGACGACGTGAACAAGGGCCAGTCCTCGAACGACATCTTCCCCACCGCCATGCACGTGGCCGCCGCCCAGGCCATGTCCGGCAATCTGCAGCCCGCCATCGCCCAGTTGCGCGCCACCCTGCACGCCAAGGCCGAGGCCTTCGCCGATATCGTCAAAATCGGCCGCACCCACCTGCAGGACGCCACGCCGCTGACCCTGGGCCAGGAATTCTCCGGCTACGTAGCCCAGCTCGATTACGCCGAGCGCATCATCGCCGCCGCCCTGGCGCCGGTGCTCGAGCTGGCCGCTGGCGGCACGGCCGTGGGCACCGGCCTCAACGCGCATCCCGAATACGCCACCCGCATCGCGGCCGAGCTGGCAACGCGCCTGCATTTGCCCTTCCGCAGCGCCGACAATAAATTCGCCGCCCTGGCCGGCCACGATGCCCTGGTCGCCGCCCATGGCGCCTTGAAAACCCTGGCCGTGGCGCTGATGAAGATCGCCAACGACGTGCGCTGGATGGCCTCGGGTCCGCGTTCGGGCCTGGGCGAAATCACCATCCCGGAAAACGAACCGGGCAGTTCGATCATGCCGGGCAAGGTCAATCCGACCCAGTGCGAGGCCGTCATCATGCTGTGCGCCCAGGTGCTGGGCAACGATGTGGCGATCAGCGTCGGTGGTGCATCCGGTAACTTTGAGTTAAATGTATTCAAGCCGCTGATCATCCACAACTTCCTGCAAAGCGCGCGTCTACTGGCCGACGGCATGCGCAGTTTCGAGGAGCATTGCGCGCGCGGCATCGAGCCGAACCGCGAACGCATCGCCGAGCTGATGGCGCGTTCGCTGATGCTGGTTACCGCACTGGCCCCGCATATCGGGTATGATCGCGCCGCCCAGATCGCCAAGAAGGCACAGCACGAAGGCAGCACGCTGAAGGAAGCGGCGCTGGCCCTGGGCTTTGTCAGCGCCGAGCAGTTCGAGCAATGGATCGTGCCGCTGGAGATGACCAGGCCCAACGCCCAAGGCTAG
- a CDS encoding DUF883 domain-containing protein, which produces MDGPQDHHRNQERLIGDLRQIIENAEELLKNTDHQTSMLYQAARIKLAQALLNANEELERFEDAQLLRMIEATRAANEEFMDATGEAKIMRAFR; this is translated from the coding sequence ATGGACGGCCCTCAAGACCATCACCGCAACCAGGAACGCTTGATCGGCGATCTGCGCCAAATCATCGAGAACGCGGAAGAGCTGCTCAAAAACACCGACCACCAGACCAGCATGCTGTATCAGGCTGCGCGCATCAAGCTGGCGCAAGCCCTGCTCAATGCGAACGAGGAGCTGGAGCGTTTTGAAGACGCCCAGTTGCTGCGCATGATTGAAGCCACCCGTGCCGCCAATGAGGAATTCATGGACGCCACGGGCGAGGCCAAAATCATGCGCGCTTTCCGCTAA
- a CDS encoding DUF2282 domain-containing protein — translation MNKRQALIAAALASACAVATTASAMDNAKAGDKEKCYGIVKAGQNDCASANGSHSCAGQAKADNGAAEWKYVAKGTCEKAGGKTAPPAK, via the coding sequence ATGAACAAACGTCAAGCCCTGATCGCCGCCGCCCTGGCATCCGCCTGCGCCGTCGCCACCACCGCATCCGCCATGGATAACGCCAAAGCCGGCGATAAAGAGAAATGCTACGGCATCGTTAAAGCCGGTCAGAACGACTGCGCCTCGGCCAACGGTTCCCACTCCTGCGCCGGCCAGGCCAAGGCCGACAACGGCGCCGCCGAATGGAAATACGTCGCCAAAGGCACGTGCGAAAAAGCCGGCGGCAAAACCGCGCCGCCAGCCAAGTAA
- a CDS encoding FimV family protein has product MMQFPPRPSIFHCWRALLCAAAWLPAVAGAVELGEVVVHSHIGQQLSADIELVDLTADELNDVQARLARPDVFKGASISMHPALSGLNIAVVKRDKRRVLHLTTQRPIDGELLHIFFEFTGGGRQSVRTASLWLTPDPAPVRSAAGPADGGGRPALTGNAVMAELSSRSSASEAPALKPLTAAPQAAAQQAVSVTPVSAAAKLSSTPPKSSVSVADTGAGVTPGDAELSAALARATARRAAHAMPASASASVSAAGKAKEVAASALALPASATAIKHGKMGGGPSCSPAQLDQRLKQCLALDAQNIAISSKLNDLEGKVKVLQTALAPAAAGVAAQGGAATKTEPAAPAGQGAAAKAEPPASAAATAASAAKGEHTDSAAAKTDHVAPAKSEQASSAAQAASVAAKAEHDAPAPGAHAASASASASASASLPAASAAAKASKPAAPPEKPKQMTRSRLMTMIAGGTIALLAVIATIVHFVRKRRAKMSSGPLKIWQSWRKKKPEEAAALKAAPQTEELPPEPVLTDIVEHGTA; this is encoded by the coding sequence ATGATGCAGTTTCCACCCCGTCCTTCCATATTCCACTGCTGGCGTGCGCTGCTATGCGCCGCCGCGTGGCTGCCGGCCGTTGCCGGCGCGGTGGAGCTGGGGGAGGTGGTGGTGCATTCCCACATTGGCCAGCAATTGTCGGCCGATATCGAGCTGGTCGATCTCACAGCGGATGAGCTAAACGATGTGCAGGCGCGGCTGGCGCGGCCCGATGTGTTCAAGGGCGCCAGCATCAGCATGCATCCGGCGCTGTCCGGGCTGAATATCGCCGTCGTCAAGCGCGACAAGCGGCGCGTGCTGCATTTGACCACGCAGCGGCCGATCGACGGCGAGTTGCTGCACATCTTCTTCGAATTCACTGGTGGCGGACGGCAGAGCGTGCGTACCGCGAGCTTGTGGTTGACGCCCGACCCGGCGCCGGTGCGCAGCGCCGCCGGCCCGGCCGATGGCGGCGGACGGCCAGCATTGACGGGGAATGCGGTGATGGCTGAGCTGAGCAGCCGCTCCAGCGCTTCGGAAGCACCTGCGCTCAAGCCACTCACCGCAGCACCGCAGGCTGCCGCGCAGCAAGCCGTGTCGGTGACGCCGGTCAGTGCCGCTGCCAAGCTGAGCAGCACGCCGCCGAAGAGCTCAGTGTCTGTGGCTGACACTGGCGCTGGTGTTACGCCAGGCGATGCCGAGTTATCGGCGGCCCTGGCGCGTGCGACGGCCAGGCGGGCGGCGCACGCCATGCCGGCATCCGCGTCCGCCAGCGTGTCGGCGGCCGGGAAGGCTAAAGAGGTTGCCGCCTCTGCGCTGGCCTTGCCCGCCAGTGCGACCGCCATCAAGCACGGCAAGATGGGAGGAGGGCCGTCGTGCTCGCCGGCTCAGCTTGATCAACGCCTCAAGCAATGTCTGGCGCTGGATGCGCAGAACATTGCGATCAGCAGCAAGCTTAATGATCTGGAAGGCAAGGTGAAAGTCTTGCAGACCGCCTTGGCGCCTGCCGCAGCGGGAGTGGCGGCGCAAGGCGGTGCGGCGACGAAAACGGAACCCGCCGCGCCAGCCGGGCAGGGGGCCGCCGCCAAGGCCGAACCGCCTGCATCGGCTGCAGCCACCGCCGCAAGCGCGGCGAAAGGGGAGCATACCGACTCGGCTGCTGCGAAAACTGATCACGTGGCGCCGGCGAAATCGGAGCAGGCCAGTTCGGCTGCGCAGGCTGCATCGGTGGCGGCCAAGGCTGAGCATGATGCGCCGGCGCCAGGCGCGCATGCGGCATCCGCCTCCGCCTCCGCCTCCGCATCCGCCTCGTTGCCTGCAGCCTCGGCAGCGGCGAAAGCTTCCAAGCCGGCCGCGCCGCCGGAGAAGCCGAAGCAGATGACCCGCTCGCGTCTGATGACGATGATCGCGGGCGGAACCATTGCGCTGCTGGCCGTGATCGCCACCATCGTCCATTTCGTGCGCAAACGGCGCGCCAAAATGTCGTCCGGCCCGCTGAAAATCTGGCAGTCCTGGCGCAAGAAAAAACCGGAAGAGGCAGCGGCGCTCAAGGCTGCTCCCCAGACTGAGGAATTGCCGCCCGAGCCGGTGCTGACCGACATCGTCGAGCACGGCACAGCCTAG
- the mobB gene encoding molybdopterin-guanine dinucleotide biosynthesis protein B, producing the protein MQRENSASASARRVLGVVGRSGSGKTTLLEYLVARLAEQGRKVNVVKHSHHDIELEPPSKDSARMRRAGAAEVMIASPFRFAVIRELRGAEEPGMEEQLSRLSPADLTLIEGFKTWPMPKLEVFRRSVGQTPLYLGDDSIVAVASDEGRPAELPATVAWLDLNHPEQVLEWLSSRLNNF; encoded by the coding sequence ATGCAGCGAGAGAATTCCGCGTCCGCGTCCGCGCGCCGGGTGCTTGGCGTGGTGGGACGTTCCGGCAGCGGCAAGACCACTCTGCTTGAATATCTCGTTGCGCGCCTGGCCGAGCAGGGCCGCAAGGTCAATGTCGTCAAGCACAGCCATCACGATATCGAATTGGAGCCGCCAAGCAAGGACAGCGCCCGCATGCGCCGCGCCGGCGCCGCCGAAGTGATGATCGCCTCGCCCTTCCGCTTCGCCGTGATCCGCGAGCTGCGCGGCGCCGAAGAGCCGGGCATGGAGGAGCAGCTGTCCCGCCTTTCGCCCGCCGACCTGACCCTGATCGAAGGTTTCAAAACCTGGCCCATGCCCAAGCTGGAAGTATTCCGCCGCAGCGTGGGGCAGACCCCGCTCTATCTGGGCGACGACAGCATCGTGGCCGTGGCCTCGGATGAAGGCCGGCCGGCCGAATTGCCCGCCACGGTTGCCTGGCTCGACCTGAACCATCCGGAACAGGTGCTGGAATGGCTGTCCTCCCGGCTGAACAATTTTTAA
- a CDS encoding DUF692 family multinuclear iron-containing protein, translating into MQAHTAPSGQTMPGAGVGLRAPHYRQFLEQRPRIAWLEVHTENYLDQGGWDWHVLQELRRDYPISLHGVGLGLGSARGFSDAHLERVRSLVRRVEPMLVSEHLCWNAVFDRQLNDLLPLALNHGALALLSERVERVQAVLGRAILLENVSTYVRFADDAMSEAQFLAELVRRTGCGLLLDVNNLYVNQINHGEDALAAMDALPAGSVGEIHLAGHLRTPEALIDHHGDKVAEPVWQLYEAALQRFGVLPTLIEWDTDIPALDVLLTEAAQATRRAAAYSPARVHPGARHQGGHELDHDSGATDQALVAGQQRFAEALFAPEQTEQLLPLLTGAHLAHRFALYRGNLSATWEKVLHAAYPVIAQLVGEEFFGGLARAYGRAHPSDDGDLNRFGAQFAAFLTDFAPAAELPYLPDMARLEWLLHRAHYAPAAEGISAAELAAVPPEEIEARRLLLHPACALCASPWAIVPLWLAHQPDATQAFPAQMAQASHGLVCRPQWKTQLIPLSAAQHAALQVLAQQGSFGAALDAAFELDEEFDVAGTLQQWLTHAVITKIGD; encoded by the coding sequence ATGCAAGCCCACACCGCTCCCTCTGGCCAGACCATGCCAGGCGCTGGAGTGGGCTTGCGGGCGCCGCACTACCGCCAGTTTCTCGAACAGCGGCCGCGCATAGCCTGGCTCGAAGTCCACACCGAAAACTACCTCGACCAGGGCGGCTGGGACTGGCATGTGCTGCAGGAGCTGCGGCGCGACTACCCCATCAGCCTGCATGGCGTCGGCCTTGGCCTCGGTTCAGCACGCGGTTTCAGCGACGCACACCTGGAACGCGTGCGCAGCCTGGTGCGGCGGGTTGAGCCGATGCTGGTGTCCGAGCACCTGTGCTGGAATGCCGTCTTCGACCGCCAGCTCAACGACCTGCTGCCGCTGGCCCTGAACCATGGAGCGCTGGCGCTGCTCAGCGAACGCGTCGAACGCGTGCAAGCGGTGCTGGGACGTGCCATCCTGCTGGAAAACGTCTCCACCTATGTGCGCTTCGCCGACGACGCCATGAGCGAAGCCCAGTTTCTCGCCGAGCTGGTGCGGCGCACCGGTTGCGGCCTGCTGCTCGACGTCAACAACCTCTACGTCAACCAGATCAACCATGGCGAAGACGCGCTGGCCGCGATGGATGCGCTGCCCGCCGGCAGCGTTGGCGAAATCCACCTTGCAGGCCACCTGCGCACCCCCGAAGCCCTGATCGACCACCATGGCGACAAAGTCGCCGAGCCCGTCTGGCAGCTCTACGAAGCCGCCCTGCAGCGTTTCGGCGTCCTGCCCACCCTGATCGAATGGGACACCGACATCCCCGCCCTGGACGTCCTGCTCACCGAAGCCGCCCAAGCCACCCGCCGCGCCGCCGCCTACAGCCCAGCCCGTGTCCACCCTGGTGCCAGGCACCAGGGTGGACACGAACTCGACCATGACAGTGGGGCGACAGATCAAGCGCTGGTGGCGGGACAGCAGCGCTTTGCGGAGGCGCTGTTTGCACCGGAGCAGACTGAGCAATTGCTGCCGCTGCTGACGGGCGCGCATCTGGCGCACCGTTTTGCGCTGTACCGCGGCAATCTGAGCGCGACGTGGGAGAAGGTGCTGCACGCTGCCTATCCCGTCATTGCGCAACTGGTGGGCGAAGAGTTTTTCGGCGGCCTGGCGCGCGCTTATGGCCGTGCCCACCCTTCCGATGATGGCGACCTGAACCGCTTCGGCGCGCAATTCGCCGCCTTCCTGACAGACTTTGCACCCGCCGCCGAGCTGCCCTATCTGCCCGATATGGCGCGCCTGGAATGGCTGCTGCACCGCGCCCATTACGCGCCGGCCGCCGAGGGCATCAGCGCGGCCGAACTGGCCGCCGTACCGCCCGAGGAAATCGAGGCGCGCCGCCTGCTCCTGCACCCGGCCTGCGCGCTCTGCGCCTCGCCCTGGGCCATCGTGCCGCTGTGGCTGGCGCATCAGCCGGACGCCACCCAGGCCTTCCCCGCGCAGATGGCGCAGGCCAGCCACGGCCTGGTCTGCCGCCCGCAGTGGAAGACGCAGCTCATACCGTTAAGCGCCGCCCAGCACGCCGCCTTGCAGGTGCTGGCGCAGCAAGGCAGTTTCGGCGCCGCCCTCGACGCCGCGTTTGAGTTGGACGAAGAATTCGATGTTGCTGGCACCCTCCAGCAATGGCTGACCCACGCAGTAATCACGAAAATCGGAGACTGA